From Desulfovibrio desulfuricans, a single genomic window includes:
- a CDS encoding TRAP transporter small permease, translated as MSDDISKNFPPDHAPGVHALLEPEQEPKHETTGQLLFEVFCAVIFLGMIGLVFYNALLRYIFSSSYPPSEEWARFLFMYITFFGAIEAFICKKHIAVDLLVTTLEGAKRKAVDILASVCSLFALGLLLYGGVVNVLQTLDTYSVATNVNMAFINGTLPIMALVGFVVELRSLVSLVRRPASTFQKG; from the coding sequence ATGAGCGACGACATTTCCAAAAATTTCCCGCCGGACCATGCGCCGGGCGTGCATGCCTTGCTTGAGCCGGAACAGGAACCCAAGCACGAAACCACGGGGCAATTGCTGTTTGAAGTATTTTGCGCCGTCATCTTTCTGGGCATGATCGGTCTTGTGTTTTATAATGCCCTGCTGCGCTACATCTTTTCTTCCAGCTACCCGCCGAGCGAAGAATGGGCGCGCTTTCTCTTTATGTACATTACGTTTTTCGGCGCCATTGAGGCCTTTATCTGCAAGAAACACATTGCAGTTGACCTGCTTGTAACCACGCTGGAAGGCGCAAAGCGCAAGGCTGTGGATATTCTGGCATCGGTATGCAGCCTTTTTGCCCTGGGCCTGCTGCTATACGGCGGCGTGGTCAACGTGCTGCAAACGCTCGATACCTACTCTGTGGCGACCAACGTCAACATGGCCTTTATCAACGGCACCCTGCCCATCATGGCCCTTGTTGGTTTTGTTGTAGAGCTGCGCTCTCTCGTGAGCCTGGTTCGCAGACCTGCATCCACCTTCCAAAAGGGCTAG
- a CDS encoding TRAP transporter large permease → MELFIFLGSLFFFMLIGVPLAIVLVLCSIVLMWHSGMWDAMIIPGSMLDGANNYPLMAIPFFVFAGEIMAEGGLSKRVVQLAQLMIGRVRGGLGYAAIIASIIFAGLMGSSVGEAAALGGLLLPMMKQVGYHPGRAGAVIASGAILGPIIPPSTNFILLGATVSGLSITKLFMIGLVPGIMIGLALMVVWFFVVRKDGYNETIRFTKKEAIKILIDSTPAFMMPVLLLGGIRFGIFTPTEGGAFAAIYAILVCVLYYRELSFRDLLRVSARAARTTSVVMLIVATATAVGWFITIAQIPNQMTALFSPLIDSPILLLISINIFLFLIGMVMDLTPNILIFAPVFYPLIQQAGIDPYYFGLLFVLNLGIGVITPPVGTVLYVVCGIGHIKFADLIVKLVPFILVEVVMLFLLLFFPSLSIVPMNWLMGGN, encoded by the coding sequence ATGGAACTCTTTATTTTCCTCGGCTCCCTCTTCTTCTTCATGCTCATTGGCGTTCCGTTGGCCATTGTGCTTGTGTTGTGCTCCATTGTGCTCATGTGGCACTCGGGCATGTGGGATGCCATGATTATTCCCGGCAGCATGCTGGACGGCGCCAACAACTACCCCTTGATGGCCATTCCCTTCTTTGTGTTCGCCGGTGAAATCATGGCGGAGGGCGGCCTTTCGAAACGCGTGGTGCAGCTTGCCCAGCTCATGATTGGCCGGGTGCGCGGCGGCCTTGGCTATGCGGCCATTATCGCCAGTATCATCTTTGCGGGCCTTATGGGCAGCTCGGTGGGTGAAGCCGCCGCTCTTGGCGGCCTGCTGCTGCCCATGATGAAACAGGTGGGTTACCACCCTGGCCGTGCGGGCGCTGTCATCGCCTCCGGCGCTATTCTTGGCCCCATCATTCCGCCCAGCACCAACTTTATTCTGCTTGGCGCTACGGTCAGCGGTCTTTCCATCACCAAGCTGTTCATGATCGGCCTGGTGCCCGGTATCATGATCGGTCTTGCCCTCATGGTGGTGTGGTTCTTTGTGGTGCGCAAGGATGGCTATAACGAAACCATCCGCTTCACAAAGAAAGAAGCCATCAAGATTCTTATTGACTCCACGCCTGCCTTCATGATGCCTGTGCTGCTGCTTGGCGGCATTCGCTTTGGCATTTTCACCCCCACGGAGGGCGGCGCGTTTGCAGCCATTTACGCCATCTTGGTGTGTGTGCTGTATTACCGTGAGCTTTCTTTCCGCGATCTGCTGCGGGTGAGCGCCCGCGCGGCCCGCACCACCTCGGTGGTTATGCTGATTGTGGCCACGGCGACGGCCGTTGGCTGGTTCATCACCATTGCGCAGATTCCCAACCAGATGACCGCGCTCTTCTCGCCGCTTATTGACAGCCCCATATTGCTGCTCATCAGCATCAATATCTTCCTGTTCCTTATCGGCATGGTCATGGACCTCACGCCCAACATCCTGATTTTTGCGCCGGTGTTCTACCCGCTGATCCAGCAGGCAGGCATTGACCCGTATTATTTCGGCCTGCTCTTTGTGCTTAACCTGGGCATCGGCGTTATTACGCCCCCGGTGGGCACGGTGCTGTATGTGGTGTGCGGCATCGGGCACATCAAGTTTGCCGACCTCATCGTCAAGCTTGTGCCGTTCATTCTAGTGGAAGTGGTCATGCTCTTCCTGCTGCTGTTCTTCCCCAGCCTTTCGATTGTTCCCATGAACTGGCTGATGGGCGGCAACTAG
- a CDS encoding NAD(P)-dependent alcohol dehydrogenase, whose product MKGFAMLGLNKIGWIEKEKPQCGPLDALVQPVAVAPCTSDVHTVWEGALGDRHDMILGHEAVGKVVEVGSLVRCFKPGDKVIVPAITPDWNSLEAQAGYSMHSGGMLAGWKFSNFKDGVFGELFHVNDADGNLALLPPSIDPAEAVMLSDMVPTGFHGAELADVQYGDSVLVVGIGPVGLMAVAGAALRGAGEIFAVGSRPLCADVAREYGATAIINYRDGDIVSQVMDRTKGKGVDKAIIAGGDVDTFAEVIRVLKPGGRIGNVNYLGSGDAVKIPRIEWGCGMGHKIVAGGLMPGGRLRMEKLASLLVHGRLSVAPLLTHRFKGFENIESALLMMKDKPRDLIKPVVVV is encoded by the coding sequence ATGAAAGGTTTTGCAATGCTTGGCCTGAACAAGATCGGCTGGATAGAAAAAGAAAAGCCCCAGTGCGGCCCGCTGGATGCCCTTGTTCAACCCGTGGCGGTAGCTCCTTGCACTTCAGATGTCCACACGGTTTGGGAGGGCGCGCTGGGTGACCGGCACGACATGATTCTGGGACACGAGGCGGTTGGCAAAGTTGTGGAAGTTGGTTCCTTGGTGCGTTGCTTTAAACCTGGGGACAAGGTCATCGTGCCCGCAATTACGCCAGACTGGAATTCTCTTGAGGCGCAGGCCGGGTATTCCATGCATTCCGGCGGCATGCTCGCGGGCTGGAAATTTTCCAATTTCAAGGACGGCGTGTTCGGCGAGCTTTTTCACGTTAACGATGCGGACGGCAACCTGGCCCTGCTGCCGCCCTCCATTGACCCTGCCGAAGCCGTGATGTTGAGCGATATGGTGCCTACCGGCTTTCATGGTGCGGAACTGGCCGATGTGCAGTACGGCGATTCCGTGCTTGTGGTGGGCATTGGCCCTGTGGGCCTGATGGCTGTTGCGGGCGCGGCATTGCGTGGTGCTGGCGAAATTTTTGCTGTCGGCTCCAGGCCCTTGTGCGCAGATGTTGCCCGTGAATACGGCGCAACGGCTATCATCAATTACCGCGATGGCGACATTGTCAGCCAGGTTATGGACCGCACCAAGGGCAAGGGCGTGGACAAGGCCATCATCGCCGGGGGCGATGTGGATACCTTTGCGGAGGTTATACGCGTGCTCAAACCCGGCGGCCGCATCGGCAACGTGAACTATCTGGGCTCTGGCGATGCCGTTAAAATTCCGCGCATCGAGTGGGGTTGCGGCATGGGGCACAAGATCGTGGCGGGCGGTCTGATGCCCGGCGGCAGGCTGCGCATGGAAAAGCTGGCAAGCCTGCTGGTTCACGGGCGGTTGAGCGTTGCGCCCCTGCTGACCCACAGATTCAAGGGTTTTGAAAATATTGAAAGCGCCCTGTTGATGATGAAGGACAAGCCGCGCGACCTGATCAAGCCCGTTGTGGTGGTCTAG